The following proteins are co-located in the uncultured Draconibacterium sp. genome:
- the ricT gene encoding regulatory iron-sulfur-containing complex subunit RicT, producing MSCNGCSFNNSTSDTLANSYDWLNDLPDTSDQSDIVEVKFKTTRKEYFRNIEKLPLKRGDKVVVATSPGHDVGEITLTGYLAEKQFKRRVKNPGRYTLNSVYRKASEMDIEKLQEARAREKDTMIRARQAAAELGLDMKIGDVEFRGDNKKAIFYYIAEGRVDFRELIRVYARDFHIKVEMKQIGARQEAGLVGGIGSCGRELCCSSWRTDFSSISSDAALKQGLSPSAQKMAGACGKLKCCLLYELDTYIEAGNEFPRELLNLEIAKGTVKPFKTDYLKKEIWYMLEGSAGVTFNLSLKQVKSIIQKNKRGIKPEVDTFTAQVKEETKLEVTLNESLDRFDTKRPSRRKNNKRRNNNPNNSSKNNNTNSNNSSTKNNNNNRPPRKAKPKFTVKKK from the coding sequence ATGAGTTGCAATGGATGTTCATTTAATAATTCAACAAGCGACACATTAGCAAACAGTTACGACTGGCTAAATGATTTGCCTGATACTTCCGACCAATCAGATATTGTTGAAGTTAAATTCAAAACTACCCGAAAGGAGTATTTTAGAAATATAGAGAAACTGCCCTTAAAACGTGGCGACAAAGTTGTAGTTGCTACTTCGCCCGGGCACGACGTTGGCGAAATTACCTTAACCGGTTATTTAGCGGAAAAACAGTTTAAACGCCGGGTGAAAAATCCGGGGAGATATACGCTCAACTCGGTGTACCGGAAAGCTTCGGAAATGGACATTGAGAAACTTCAGGAAGCAAGAGCCCGTGAAAAAGACACCATGATACGAGCCAGACAGGCTGCTGCCGAATTGGGTCTAGACATGAAAATTGGCGATGTTGAATTCAGAGGCGACAATAAAAAAGCCATCTTTTATTACATTGCCGAGGGCCGGGTAGATTTCAGGGAACTGATACGGGTTTACGCACGTGATTTTCACATTAAAGTTGAAATGAAACAAATTGGTGCACGTCAGGAAGCCGGGCTTGTGGGTGGAATTGGTTCGTGTGGAAGAGAACTTTGCTGTTCGAGTTGGAGAACTGATTTTTCGAGTATTTCGTCGGACGCGGCATTAAAACAAGGACTTTCGCCATCGGCACAAAAAATGGCCGGCGCCTGCGGTAAATTAAAATGTTGTTTACTCTACGAATTAGACACTTACATTGAAGCAGGAAACGAATTCCCCCGAGAATTACTAAATCTTGAGATTGCAAAAGGAACTGTAAAACCGTTTAAAACAGATTATCTGAAAAAGGAAATCTGGTACATGCTTGAAGGCAGTGCGGGAGTTACATTTAATCTTTCGCTAAAACAGGTTAAAAGTATTATTCAGAAAAACAAAAGAGGTATTAAACCCGAGGTAGATACGTTTACTGCACAAGTAAAAGAAGAAACAAAACTGGAGGTAACCTTGAACGAGAGTTTAGATCGTTTTGACACCAAAAGGCCTTCGCGCAGAAAAAACAACAAGCGCCGGAACAATAATCCGAACAACAGCAGTAAGAACAACAACACCAACAGCAACAACAGCAGTACAAAGAACAATAACAATAACAGGCCTCCACGAAAAGCGAAACCAAAATTTACAGTTAAAAAGAAATAG
- a CDS encoding ATP-binding protein produces the protein MDNLKPQEILDALQTEYFVVDLKSKKIIQTNSPGIEKGSSCFKAIFNNDTPCGLKDGKCLCQQLSSKNRSYNFVHTIDKAGKTIRYKAVGKLIKKDVGLLSCNNITKDFEQQNEIENSAKRLEEVEKLANFGYWEMDLNTSVITPSLGSRIIYGIKNKRTTLSEIREFTLPQYRKLFDKKTNDLIRKGFSFDIEYKIKRPSDSQVRHIHAIAEFRKDKNIGYGIIVDITEASEAKNALVENKEYLKLLFKNMNSAFAQHKIVTNDLGEPVDYVFLDVNQKFEELTGLKKEDILNKTVREVIPTIEELWIKRYGKVALTGEPIVFTDFSQEIGKYFEVAAFSPWKNFFAVSFTDVTNRKRAEMELLAAKEKAVESDQLKTLFLANMSHEIRTPLNGILGFSNLLANNDVEDGQREYYGKIIENSGHRLMTVIDDIVNISMIQSNQLNIDNTEFDLVDLLEEIYHVYQKQYQEKLNELEFKLELSGIKGMLAVYSDKDRVFQIVKNLLDNAFKFTSEGAIEFGLKNVTDSNIELFVKDSGIGIHKDKQNVIFDSFRQAEEGQNRKYGGSGLGLAIVSGIVDKLDGSIAVSSDVGRGTEFTVILPRNEQNLRKYTFQMITPDLSESSAPDLSKTILSFEDDNFSAEFISNVAGILGYKHVNFVYPNEGLKYLRSNHVDLILMDVQLPEMSGYEVTQIIKAEFPEIPIIIQTAFVMAGDMEKAYDAGCDDYISKPITVDAFCDKINKCLKLECS, from the coding sequence ATGGATAACTTAAAACCTCAAGAGATATTAGATGCTTTGCAAACAGAATATTTCGTTGTCGATTTAAAATCAAAAAAAATTATTCAAACCAATAGCCCCGGAATTGAGAAGGGGAGCAGTTGTTTTAAAGCAATTTTTAATAACGATACACCTTGCGGACTAAAGGATGGTAAATGTTTGTGCCAGCAACTTTCTTCAAAAAATCGTAGCTATAATTTTGTTCACACGATTGATAAGGCTGGAAAAACTATTCGCTACAAAGCTGTTGGTAAACTGATAAAGAAGGATGTGGGCCTATTAAGCTGTAACAACATTACAAAAGATTTTGAACAGCAAAATGAAATTGAAAACAGTGCCAAACGACTGGAAGAGGTTGAAAAACTGGCAAACTTCGGTTACTGGGAAATGGATTTGAATACCAGTGTAATTACGCCATCGTTGGGGAGCAGAATAATATACGGCATTAAAAACAAACGAACTACACTCTCTGAAATCAGAGAATTTACCTTGCCCCAATACCGCAAATTATTCGACAAGAAAACAAACGATTTAATTCGAAAAGGATTTTCATTTGATATTGAATATAAAATCAAACGACCTTCAGATAGCCAGGTCAGGCACATTCATGCCATCGCGGAATTTAGGAAAGATAAGAATATTGGTTACGGAATTATTGTAGATATAACTGAAGCTTCTGAAGCGAAAAATGCACTTGTGGAAAATAAGGAATATCTGAAATTACTATTTAAAAATATGAACAGCGCATTTGCGCAGCACAAAATAGTAACCAACGATTTAGGCGAACCTGTGGATTATGTATTTTTAGATGTGAATCAGAAATTTGAAGAGTTAACAGGTTTAAAGAAGGAAGATATTCTCAACAAAACAGTAAGGGAAGTTATTCCCACTATTGAAGAATTGTGGATCAAACGCTACGGGAAGGTGGCACTTACTGGCGAACCTATTGTGTTTACCGATTTCTCGCAGGAGATTGGGAAGTACTTTGAAGTAGCTGCTTTTTCGCCCTGGAAGAATTTTTTTGCGGTAAGTTTTACCGATGTTACCAATAGAAAAAGAGCCGAGATGGAATTGCTTGCTGCCAAGGAAAAGGCGGTTGAAAGCGACCAGTTAAAAACCTTATTCCTGGCAAATATGAGCCACGAAATAAGAACGCCTTTAAATGGTATTTTAGGTTTTTCGAATTTGTTGGCGAACAACGATGTTGAAGATGGTCAGCGGGAATACTATGGGAAAATAATCGAAAATTCGGGACATCGCTTGATGACAGTTATTGATGACATTGTGAATATATCGATGATCCAGTCGAACCAGCTCAACATCGATAATACGGAATTTGATCTGGTTGATTTATTGGAGGAAATTTATCATGTGTATCAAAAGCAGTATCAGGAAAAGTTAAATGAGCTTGAATTTAAACTTGAATTGTCCGGCATTAAAGGAATGTTGGCGGTGTATTCCGATAAAGATCGTGTTTTTCAGATTGTAAAAAACCTGTTGGACAATGCTTTTAAGTTTACGTCGGAAGGAGCAATCGAATTTGGCTTAAAAAATGTAACCGATTCGAACATTGAACTATTTGTAAAAGATTCGGGAATTGGAATACACAAGGATAAACAAAATGTGATTTTCGATTCGTTCAGGCAGGCGGAAGAAGGGCAAAACAGAAAATACGGAGGCTCCGGACTTGGGTTGGCAATTGTATCCGGAATTGTTGACAAACTGGATGGATCGATAGCCGTTAGTTCTGATGTTGGCCGCGGTACAGAGTTTACGGTAATTTTGCCCCGAAATGAACAAAATCTGAGGAAATATACCTTTCAAATGATCACTCCGGACTTGTCTGAATCGAGTGCACCGGATTTGTCAAAAACAATTCTTTCATTTGAAGATGATAATTTTAGTGCTGAATTTATTTCAAATGTTGCCGGTATTTTAGGGTATAAACATGTCAATTTTGTTTATCCGAATGAAGGATTGAAGTACTTGCGCAGCAATCATGTCGATCTAATTCTGATGGATGTGCAATTGCCCGAAATGAGTGGTTACGAGGTTACGCAGATAATTAAAGCCGAATTTCCCGAAATTCCAATTATTATTCAAACTGCATTTGTTATGGCCGGCGATATGGAAAAAGCTTACGATGCCGGTTGCGACGATTACATTTCAAAACCCATCACTGTTGATGCGTTTTGCGATAAAATTAACAAATGTCTGAAGCTGGAATGTTCCTAA
- a CDS encoding O-methyltransferase: MNRLKDLDNYILDHIDDEDEILTELDRETNLKVLGARMISGHLQGQVLTMLSKMIGPVSILELGTFTGYSAICLAKGLQKGGKLITIEIDDELELLAQNYFKKAGLQDKIEQRIGSALDIIPQLNTKFDLVFMDADKREYVNYYNLLIDKLESGAYIIADNTLWNGKVLDTPKNDDYQTKGILEFNALVKNDKRVEKVILPLRDGMTVIRVK; this comes from the coding sequence ATGAATCGTTTAAAAGACTTAGACAACTATATTTTAGATCACATTGATGATGAAGATGAGATCTTAACTGAACTCGATCGTGAAACCAACCTAAAAGTGTTGGGTGCACGAATGATTTCGGGGCATTTGCAGGGACAGGTTTTAACCATGCTGTCGAAAATGATCGGGCCTGTTTCTATTCTCGAGTTGGGTACATTTACCGGATACTCTGCCATATGCCTGGCCAAAGGATTGCAAAAAGGTGGCAAACTCATTACCATCGAAATCGACGACGAGCTGGAATTGTTGGCTCAAAACTATTTTAAGAAAGCAGGACTACAAGATAAAATAGAGCAGCGAATCGGTTCGGCACTTGATATTATTCCGCAGTTGAACACTAAATTTGATTTGGTATTTATGGACGCCGACAAACGCGAATATGTAAATTATTACAATTTGCTGATTGATAAACTTGAAAGCGGAGCATACATAATTGCCGACAATACATTGTGGAATGGAAAGGTTTTAGATACTCCCAAAAACGACGATTATCAGACAAAAGGAATCCTCGAATTTAATGCACTGGTAAAAAATGATAAGCGGGTTGAAAAGGTGATTTTACCACTTCGGGACGGAATGACGGTGATACGGGTAAAATAA
- a CDS encoding pitrilysin family protein produces the protein MVDTDFLTHTFKNGIRVIHQYTDSPVAHLGILINAGSRDEEEEEHGLAHFIEHSVFKGTKKRKAFHVLSRIEGVGGELNAYTTKEETVLYSTFLSEYYDRTAELISDILFNSVYPEKELNREKEVVVEEINSYKDSPSELIFDEFEELVFDGHPIARNILGTKKNLRKFNRDIILRFIENNYHTDHMVISSVGNINFSVLVKMLETHFGHVESKVREYSREKFDNYIPKQKTVKKDTFQSHCLIGNTAYNIADPKRIPMVFLNNILGGQALNSRLNLALRERRGMAYNVESSYTAYSDTGLFSVYFGTDRENLDKAQALVQKEFDLLRNKKLGGVQLSRAKKQLIGQIAISTESHEDLMLANGKSLLIFDKVDPLRVIFKKIEALTAEEIQEVANFVLDKNQMSKLIYQ, from the coding sequence ATGGTTGATACTGATTTTCTGACACATACATTTAAAAATGGCATCCGGGTGATACACCAGTACACCGATTCGCCGGTAGCGCATTTAGGAATTTTAATAAATGCCGGCTCACGCGATGAAGAGGAGGAAGAGCATGGTCTTGCCCATTTTATCGAACACTCGGTTTTTAAAGGAACAAAAAAGCGAAAAGCGTTTCATGTGCTTAGCCGAATTGAAGGGGTTGGAGGCGAATTAAATGCCTATACAACCAAAGAAGAAACGGTATTGTATTCCACTTTTTTATCGGAATATTACGACCGAACTGCCGAATTAATTAGTGACATACTTTTTAACAGCGTATATCCTGAGAAAGAGCTAAATCGCGAAAAAGAAGTGGTTGTGGAAGAGATTAACTCGTATAAAGATTCTCCTTCTGAGCTGATTTTTGACGAATTTGAAGAGTTGGTGTTTGATGGGCATCCCATTGCGCGTAATATTTTAGGTACAAAAAAGAACCTTCGCAAGTTTAATCGCGACATTATTCTTCGGTTTATCGAAAACAACTACCACACCGATCATATGGTGATTAGTTCGGTGGGTAACATTAATTTCAGCGTGCTGGTAAAAATGCTGGAAACTCATTTTGGCCATGTTGAATCGAAGGTTCGTGAATATTCAAGAGAAAAATTCGACAATTATATACCAAAACAGAAAACAGTTAAAAAAGACACATTTCAGTCGCACTGTTTAATTGGTAATACAGCGTATAATATCGCCGATCCCAAACGAATTCCGATGGTATTTCTGAATAATATTTTGGGTGGGCAGGCTCTCAATTCGCGCTTAAACCTGGCTTTACGTGAAAGACGCGGAATGGCCTACAATGTGGAGTCGAGTTATACCGCGTATTCCGACACCGGTTTGTTTAGTGTGTATTTTGGAACCGACAGGGAAAATCTGGACAAGGCACAAGCTCTGGTGCAAAAAGAATTTGATTTACTTCGAAATAAAAAGTTGGGCGGTGTTCAGTTGAGCCGTGCAAAAAAACAATTGATAGGACAAATTGCTATTTCAACCGAAAGTCACGAAGACTTGATGCTTGCTAACGGGAAAAGTCTTTTGATATTCGATAAGGTTGATCCGCTCAGGGTGATTTTCAAAAAAATAGAAGCGCTTACTGCCGAAGAAATTCAGGAAGTAGCTAATTTTGTGCTGGACAAAAATCAAATGAGCAAGTTAATCTATCAATAG
- a CDS encoding RNA polymerase sigma factor, with the protein MNNDLLNLKDDEIISKIRNEHSSKYFEVLYNRYYSKVLDKCYSFVKSRKIAEELAEDVFSKVFEKLLTYKQLSSFSSWLYSVTYNHCIDYMREKKKLHYPDWNKENELPDIIDDTDEIVEEINYDNLLVILELIHPEEKALLLMKYQDDLSMKEIGVALRISEDAAKMRLKRARARVLYLYTQKYIRG; encoded by the coding sequence ATGAATAACGACTTATTGAACTTAAAGGATGATGAAATCATCTCTAAAATAAGGAATGAGCATTCTTCAAAATATTTTGAAGTACTTTATAATCGGTATTATTCCAAAGTATTGGATAAATGTTACTCGTTTGTTAAAAGCAGAAAAATAGCTGAAGAGCTCGCCGAGGATGTATTTTCAAAGGTTTTTGAAAAATTACTCACTTACAAACAACTGTCTTCTTTTTCCTCGTGGTTGTATTCGGTTACCTACAATCATTGTATCGATTACATGCGGGAAAAGAAAAAATTACATTATCCGGATTGGAACAAGGAAAATGAGTTGCCCGATATAATTGATGATACTGATGAAATTGTTGAAGAAATAAACTACGACAATCTGCTCGTGATTCTTGAACTTATACACCCGGAAGAAAAGGCTTTGCTTTTAATGAAATACCAGGACGATTTATCAATGAAGGAAATAGGAGTTGCATTAAGAATTAGCGAAGATGCAGCGAAAATGCGGTTAAAAAGAGCCAGAGCCAGGGTATTGTATTTGTACACCCAAAAATATATTCGCGGTTAA
- a CDS encoding L,D-transpeptidase family protein — MKIKLLLFTFFIVVVLAGVSVFWIKNNEPPMDEVTKAGKMLAEAQLEKSPKFAKVAFREAELNYDSARIEWAKQNERFILLRNYTKVSEFAKKSIESSERAIGQSQKEISNTEDQLAARIKRIGEKLKKFETDFGKFPLDKKHRDEFSKSKLLFAESLQTYRNKNYSICKSQLDSVELVVNAAYKHYLQQLENYFEDYPRWNEMVKQTISSSKKNQTYAVVVDKFSRDIFLYKNGTIFKQYSIELGANWIGDKMQQGDKSTPEGLYKIVEKKQNGQTKYHKAFLLNYPNEDDLKRFSLNKKNGSIKQNAKIGNLIEIHGNGGKGIDWTDGCIALTDKNMDELYKFCPTGTKITIVGSVKALNQLSIRLK; from the coding sequence ATGAAAATAAAGCTATTGCTTTTCACCTTTTTTATCGTTGTAGTTTTGGCAGGAGTCTCCGTGTTTTGGATTAAAAACAATGAGCCACCGATGGATGAAGTAACAAAAGCCGGAAAGATGTTAGCCGAAGCACAACTGGAAAAATCGCCAAAATTTGCCAAAGTAGCATTCCGGGAAGCAGAACTAAATTACGACTCTGCCAGGATTGAGTGGGCAAAACAAAATGAGCGTTTTATTCTTTTAAGAAATTACACGAAAGTTTCGGAGTTTGCTAAAAAATCAATTGAAAGTAGTGAAAGAGCAATTGGACAATCGCAGAAAGAGATAAGCAACACAGAAGACCAGCTTGCTGCCAGAATAAAAAGAATAGGAGAAAAACTAAAAAAATTTGAAACAGACTTTGGAAAATTTCCACTGGACAAAAAACACCGCGATGAATTTTCGAAGAGCAAATTGCTTTTCGCCGAAAGCCTGCAAACCTATCGGAATAAGAATTATTCCATTTGTAAATCGCAGCTCGATTCGGTTGAATTAGTTGTTAATGCAGCTTATAAACATTACCTGCAGCAGCTGGAAAATTATTTTGAAGACTACCCGAGATGGAATGAAATGGTAAAACAAACCATTAGTTCATCAAAGAAAAATCAAACGTACGCTGTGGTGGTTGATAAATTTAGCAGGGATATTTTTCTGTATAAAAACGGAACAATTTTTAAACAGTATTCAATTGAATTAGGAGCTAACTGGATTGGCGACAAAATGCAGCAAGGCGATAAATCGACGCCTGAAGGCTTGTATAAAATTGTGGAAAAGAAACAAAACGGACAAACGAAATACCACAAAGCATTCCTATTAAACTATCCGAACGAGGATGACCTAAAACGTTTTTCGCTCAATAAAAAAAACGGGAGTATTAAACAGAATGCTAAAATTGGAAACCTGATAGAAATACATGGCAACGGCGGCAAAGGAATAGACTGGACCGACGGCTGCATTGCACTTACAGACAAAAACATGGATGAACTTTACAAATTTTGTCCGACCGGAACGAAAATTACTATTGTGGGTTCGGTAAAAGCCTTAAATCAACTTTCTATTCGTTTAAAATGA
- a CDS encoding L,D-transpeptidase, which produces MNFKYFEQFVANQAAHFKISIIRFAKTMNHLPVKSFAFLKKHYVLPAGLALLISVPLIIRSVIWYLPVSNTIVVQSGDSDLVLAQQKITRELSILDKKLNAKKPASFYLVINSASNEFALYKGNELIKKDKCSTGSYKLLKNGDGQQWMFKTPKGEFRIRGKVTAPVWKKPDWAFVEEGLPVPSSNHHTRFESGVLGDYALSLGDGYLIHGTLYQRFLGLPVTHGCIRLNDENLELVYKSLPVGSKVYIY; this is translated from the coding sequence ATGAATTTCAAATACTTTGAGCAGTTTGTTGCAAATCAAGCTGCACATTTCAAAATATCGATTATAAGGTTTGCAAAAACAATGAACCACCTGCCTGTAAAAAGTTTTGCTTTTTTAAAAAAGCATTATGTTTTACCTGCCGGTCTGGCACTGTTAATTAGTGTTCCGCTTATTATTCGTTCAGTTATTTGGTATTTACCAGTTTCAAATACAATTGTCGTGCAATCCGGCGACAGTGATCTGGTATTGGCGCAACAAAAAATTACGCGCGAGCTTTCTATTCTTGATAAAAAGTTAAATGCCAAAAAGCCGGCATCGTTCTACCTGGTAATTAACAGCGCTTCAAACGAATTCGCGCTATACAAAGGAAATGAACTGATAAAAAAAGACAAATGCTCAACCGGCAGTTATAAATTGCTAAAAAACGGGGATGGCCAGCAATGGATGTTTAAAACGCCAAAAGGAGAATTCAGAATACGCGGGAAAGTTACTGCGCCGGTTTGGAAAAAACCCGACTGGGCTTTTGTTGAAGAGGGCTTGCCAGTACCCTCATCAAATCATCATACACGTTTTGAATCGGGTGTTTTGGGTGATTACGCACTTAGTCTGGGCGATGGTTACCTGATCCACGGAACGCTTTACCAGCGATTTTTGGGTTTGCCGGTAACACACGGTTGCATCCGCTTAAACGACGAAAATCTGGAACTGGTTTACAAGTCGCTTCCTGTGGGTTCAAAAGTTTATATTTATTAA
- a CDS encoding cation:proton antiporter, with translation MALFSPILPLHEPLSIFTAIMGIVLISPFLFKLVKIPDVASFIIMGVLVGPYGLNILARDSSIELLGTVGLLYIMFMAGLELDPEKLKTSRKSSIVFGLATFIIPFILGLLVSKNILQLENQATVLVSIMFSTHTLVAYPIVRKLGVNRDVSVLTAIGGTIITDTLVLLILSIATQNFQGNTLGFEVLKLVLYFGIYTFLIFYFFPIIARWFFKHIKRDRPVHYLFLLFMVCISSFAAERIGTEPIIGAFMAGLALNRSIPKNSLLMHHVDFVGNILFIPVFLIGIGMLIDTRVLISGPYLWYVTSVLIATAFAGKWLAAFISQKMLKFSNIQRNLLFGLTSSHAAATIAIILIGYEKHIIDIAIFNATVFVILVSSLVASFITEKSGKRIVLNSSFTNETKHSERILVPISNPLNMANLIGIATCFQKLNQTEPVYVINILNENRSSRENILKIRESLETNVAEFNNLNETLKVITRVDLSISSGIIRAAKEYMATDIVFGWVEKSTTSQRLFGNIFDHLLTSQQTLYAINMNRNLTDFNKFVVHIPSNLEHEPSFVSIIQKLNKLPKPDDQLVFEIENWAELPNIKTTIPKKNKHKISFKTNGFGIPGNKPDEIHVLFLLRKQSVSYNLKNNTAVKELISKEGFNNQIIVVPGYE, from the coding sequence ATGGCCCTATTCAGTCCCATACTCCCGCTTCATGAGCCATTGTCAATTTTTACGGCAATAATGGGTATTGTTCTCATATCCCCTTTTTTGTTTAAGCTTGTTAAAATTCCCGATGTTGCTTCTTTTATAATTATGGGGGTTCTTGTGGGGCCTTATGGTTTAAATATTTTAGCCAGAGATTCAAGTATCGAATTGTTGGGAACCGTTGGCCTGCTGTATATTATGTTTATGGCCGGACTTGAGCTCGATCCTGAAAAATTGAAAACAAGCCGTAAAAGCAGTATAGTATTTGGATTAGCTACTTTTATTATTCCGTTTATTCTGGGGCTACTTGTGTCGAAAAATATACTGCAATTAGAGAATCAGGCCACTGTTTTGGTTTCAATCATGTTTTCCACACACACCCTAGTGGCCTACCCTATAGTGCGAAAACTTGGTGTTAATCGCGATGTTTCGGTCCTAACGGCCATTGGCGGAACCATTATTACCGATACGCTTGTTCTCCTGATTTTATCCATTGCCACGCAAAATTTTCAAGGTAATACACTTGGGTTTGAAGTACTAAAACTAGTGTTGTATTTTGGCATTTACACCTTCTTAATATTTTATTTTTTCCCAATAATCGCCCGTTGGTTTTTTAAACACATTAAACGCGACAGACCGGTACATTACCTTTTTCTATTATTTATGGTTTGTATCTCATCTTTTGCGGCTGAGCGAATAGGAACTGAGCCTATTATTGGAGCGTTTATGGCCGGATTAGCACTAAACAGAAGCATTCCAAAAAACTCGTTACTAATGCATCATGTCGATTTTGTTGGAAATATTTTGTTTATTCCAGTATTTCTGATTGGCATTGGGATGTTGATTGATACACGGGTTTTAATTTCGGGACCTTATCTCTGGTATGTAACCTCCGTTTTAATCGCAACTGCTTTTGCCGGGAAATGGCTGGCGGCTTTTATTTCTCAGAAAATGCTAAAATTTAGCAACATTCAACGTAACCTGTTGTTTGGATTAACCAGTTCGCACGCAGCAGCTACCATTGCGATCATTCTTATTGGTTACGAAAAGCACATAATTGATATTGCAATTTTTAATGCGACCGTATTTGTAATTTTGGTTAGTAGTCTTGTTGCTTCATTTATTACAGAGAAATCGGGAAAAAGAATTGTATTAAACTCCAGTTTTACAAACGAAACCAAACACTCCGAAAGGATACTTGTACCCATTTCGAATCCTTTGAATATGGCAAACCTCATAGGTATAGCAACTTGTTTTCAAAAATTAAATCAAACGGAACCTGTATATGTTATCAATATACTGAATGAAAATAGAAGCAGCAGAGAGAATATCCTGAAAATACGAGAGAGCCTTGAAACAAATGTGGCGGAATTTAATAACCTAAACGAAACCCTGAAAGTAATTACCCGCGTCGATTTAAGCATCTCGAGCGGAATTATTCGGGCAGCAAAAGAATACATGGCTACAGATATTGTTTTTGGGTGGGTGGAAAAGAGTACAACATCGCAACGCTTATTCGGAAATATATTCGACCATTTATTAACCAGTCAGCAGACTTTGTATGCCATTAACATGAATCGAAATCTTACCGATTTTAATAAATTTGTTGTTCACATTCCTTCAAATCTGGAACATGAGCCCTCCTTTGTTTCAATTATACAAAAGTTAAATAAGTTACCTAAACCAGACGATCAGCTCGTTTTTGAAATAGAAAATTGGGCTGAACTGCCGAATATAAAAACAACAATACCAAAGAAAAATAAACACAAAATTAGTTTTAAAACAAATGGCTTTGGTATTCCGGGTAATAAGCCGGACGAAATCCATGTTTTATTTTTATTGCGTAAACAATCGGTATCCTACAATTTAAAAAACAACACCGCGGTTAAAGAATTAATATCGAAAGAAGGTTTTAATAATCAAATAATTGTGGTTCCCGGCTATGAATAA
- a CDS encoding inorganic phosphate transporter codes for MTLPILNHLLIPFLVAMFLAINMGGSGTAPSFALAFGTGVIRQNLIPGLFGFMVFAGAIIAGKATATTIGSEIINPDRLNYAITTIILLSIALALFFANLLGIPQSTSQATVLSISAASLYFNDFNSKKLFLEIIPTWFALPLVAFFVCYFIGKYIYNPLRKKGVFMSGAVNNHPLIKILIIATSLYVAFSIGANNVANAAGPIAVMTINELGINFNDSNFIIIIILTTLLIAPNFGIGSSLFGHKIVKHTGKDIIMLGKIEAVIIAFVSASLLLFTSIFKGIPSSLVQVNVASILGIGVAKLGAKNIFSKTHVNRFFIMWIIAPLIAFLFTLAGLFLLDYFR; via the coding sequence ATGACACTTCCTATTTTAAACCATTTACTTATTCCGTTTTTAGTTGCCATGTTTCTTGCCATAAATATGGGAGGAAGTGGAACTGCCCCCTCTTTCGCACTTGCTTTTGGTACCGGAGTTATACGGCAAAACCTCATTCCCGGACTTTTTGGTTTTATGGTTTTTGCCGGTGCAATTATTGCCGGTAAAGCAACGGCAACAACTATTGGTTCGGAGATCATCAATCCTGACCGATTGAATTATGCGATTACAACGATAATTCTATTGTCCATTGCCCTGGCCTTATTTTTTGCTAATTTGCTGGGCATTCCGCAATCAACCAGCCAAGCCACTGTTTTGTCCATTTCGGCAGCATCACTTTATTTCAACGATTTTAATTCAAAAAAACTTTTTCTCGAGATTATTCCTACGTGGTTTGCTTTACCTTTAGTAGCCTTTTTTGTGTGTTATTTTATTGGAAAATACATTTACAATCCACTTCGAAAAAAAGGAGTATTTATGTCGGGGGCCGTAAACAACCATCCGCTTATTAAAATTCTCATTATTGCAACCTCTCTTTATGTTGCATTCTCTATTGGAGCGAATAATGTTGCCAATGCTGCAGGGCCAATTGCCGTTATGACAATTAATGAACTGGGCATCAATTTCAACGATTCAAATTTTATAATTATAATAATACTTACCACACTATTAATTGCGCCTAATTTTGGAATTGGAAGTTCATTATTTGGTCACAAAATTGTAAAACATACCGGAAAAGACATTATTATGCTTGGAAAAATTGAAGCAGTAATAATTGCCTTTGTTTCTGCAAGCTTATTACTGTTTACATCGATATTTAAAGGAATTCCTTCATCATTGGTACAGGTTAACGTAGCTTCTATTTTAGGGATTGGAGTAGCCAAACTGGGGGCTAAAAATATATTCTCAAAAACTCATGTAAATCGGTTTTTTATTATGTGGATTATTGCTCCTCTAATTGCTTTTCTATTCACATTGGCAGGTTTATTCTTACTCGATTATTTTAGGTAA